The Arabidopsis thaliana chromosome 5, partial sequence genomic interval CAAATCGTTGAGAATGAATTACAATTTGTGGGAGTTTAGTTTCTTTCTATAGCGGAAAAAAAGGGTATTAAACAGAGAGGAGAGATATCTGGTTTGATGTCTTAAGACCAGTAATAATAGTGTGTACTAATGTAATGGCTTGAGGTGGAAAACTTGACAAGCTGGTTTGTATGAACTCTTGGAAGCTGCTTGTTCGAATTTCTTGCTTGCTGCTTCGTTTTCCTCTAAGTTCGTCTGTGAGAAGAAACGGATCCACCACGACGAGCTACGCATTTTAGCCTGCAAGACATTGGAATTGCAACAAGTTAGCAAACAGGACAAGTACGAACCTAACCCACATCTCTGAATTGATGAATGTAATGTGTGGTTTCATTCATGACGAGAACATGGTTTTAGCGAACTTACAGGCCGTCCAAATTTCGACAATTCCCCACCTTTAGCCTTTTGTTGACCAGGGTTACCTATATAGTAGATGAAGATTAAGTGTAATCAGACCGGATTTACAATCTCTTAGTCTCAGCTTTTTTCTAAcgggtttggttttagttaCCTGCTAAAAGAACGACACCATCTGAAGCGACGCGAGCAAGTTCAGGCACAGTTTTGTTCAGGTACCTGGGTGAGAGGTAATCCAAAGCGTCTGAGACGATCACAAGAGAAAACGACTTTGACCGGTAAGGAAGAGGGAATTTGATGTCAGCCACACGTACAAGGCCCTTGTGCAAAAGACTTTTGCAGTTAGAGTCTGCATCCTCCACATCATATGGTTCAACACCCCATGCTtctgtctcttcttcattcaaCAGACTCGAGACCACTGAGCATGTTTCAGGACCCACGTGCAGGACTTTGCGCATGCTATCTCCATACGCACTCTTAAGAATAGGAATGGCTCTTTGAACTTCTGCTGTGCAAGAATAGTCACCTGTAGAGAGGGTTgttaaacaaaatgttaatgTGAAGTGTCACACATTCTTGCAGGTAAATTTAGAAAGTCATCACTGTTTAAACATTATCATCATAAACACTTATATTGAAGATGAGAAACAAGAATTACCTGTAATCTTGCTGACTTCTCTGATACTTTTGAACATACCTGTAGTAATACACATGCATTGTCACCATTAGGGCTTTTGAATCGAAACCTcaagcaaaaacaaatgaatcttattatatatacttagTTGAAGAGAATACACACCTGGACCACTGTAAGCATAACCAATGAGAAGGCATGCTCCCTGTAAATAAAAAGGATTACATCAATTTGTATCCTATGAAACGTATTACTTAAAGATTACAAACCACGCAAAGATCATCATACCACGAGAACAAGGCAAACTGATAACAGAGGAGACGAACGTGATTTTGAATGCAGAGCTCCTACAAATGGGAAGCTTCCACTATCCCCTACACGCCTTACTTGCCTTCTTGACATGGCTATGattcttcaaaacttttttttagaCCTTCAAACCAAAATAGACATTAGAATAGATtcattcaaaactttttcttataacctAAAACACTCTCTGCATTAcccacaaaattcaaaattttgatttcaagcTACTTCCTTCGTTCAGTGATGCAATAATCATTAATGCATAAAAGAATTACCAGATATAgaatcaatttaaaataatagatccaTGAATCTGGTATACAAAATTACCAAAACAGATTTCGCTCAAACCCATTGTACCATTTCAGTAACATAATAGCAAGAAATTACCAAGCAGAACATAAATGCACAGAAACAAATCACTACCAATGGATAGATCcatgaaacagaggattcaCGCTACAAAAAATCCGATAAGCggaagataaaaaaacacaaaatcaatccTGAAGAATTCGAAGAGGAAGATTAAAAATGTACATACCTTGAATAAACGATTTGAAATAAACGATGTTCGGATCTAAAGATCTCAGATCCGAAAAAATGCTTCTTCTGTGTTCTAAGCTAAAATTTACTAAACGAGAGCTTCTTCGTCCCTAGTGTTAATTATCGAGTGCTCTGCTCTCAAACGCGGCCGTTTTAGTTCTGCGCATTTAACTAACAATAAGACTTCTTGCCGTTTTGCCGACACTTGCAAGTTGCAAgcttaaaaaaacaacatgCACTGTACGATGActcagccaaaaaaaaaactaaagccTTTATCgactcctctgtttcttcttcccttcTCTATCTTGTTTAGATTTAGCTTTCTCAGTCAAATCTTGCACTCCTCTTCTCTTATACATCTTAaaactcatctctctctcagcTGCCATATTCCTCACCTTCTCTGTAATCTCTCCAGCAAATTCTCTATTATACAATTTCTTCAAACCCTTCATAAGTTTAGCAAATGTGTCTGGTTGTGGCATGAAGTCCATCTCTATCATTTCAATACAATAAGAACACGCTTCCTTTTCATAGCCTTTTGAGAACAAGGCATGTATCCATATTGTCCAAGATAATACATTCAGCTCGCAAGCACCTTTACTTGTGATACAACTCCAAACATCTTTCGCCATTTCAAGCTTCTTGTCTTTTAAAACGGTATTTAGCAATAACTTCAGAGTTCCATattgagaaacagagaacagTCCTCGAGTTACCATTTCTTTGAAGTGATCACTCGCTTCGAGTAAACAACCTTGGCTTGCTAATCCATTGATCATTATGACAAACGTATCTACTCCAGGACTCAAACCGTTTTCTTCCATTTCGTTCCATAATCTAACAGCTTCCTTTACTTCTCCCAACTTACAAGCCAATCTGATGACGACATTGTAAATGCCAATATCAGGATGATACTCTATTTGCCTCATCTTCTCCATCAGCTCCAAACACTCTTCAAaactttccttcttctcatgAGCCACCATTATATGCATATAGGTGAGTTCAGACGGCATGAGCCCTTTTTTTATCATATCGTCTAAAACAATATAACATTTATCGATCTTTCCCCATTTGCAAAACCCACTAACTAATGCAGTGTAAGTCACAACATCAGCCTCACATTCATACCTCTCCATCTCAACAAATACCTTCATTGCCTCCTCCATTCTATCTACCTTACACAATGCTTGAATCAAAACCGTGTAACAGTTCGCATTCGGTTCAAAGCCTCTTCTTCTCATATCTCTCAAAAGATCATAAGCATCTGCCATTTTACCAGCATTAGCATATCCACTTAGCAAGTTAGTGTAATCAACAATGTCTGGCTCAAACCCAGCTTCGTTCATTTGaaccaaaacatatttagCTTCCATCATCTTCCCTACCCTGCACCAACCATACAACAACGAAGTAAAATACCGCAAATTCACCGGAAACCGCATTCTCATATCCTCAAAAAGCTTTGCAGCATCCTTAACACTACCGTGCTTACACAATGCATCTAGCAAACACCCGAATACATACTCATCTGGCTCAAAACCGAACTTAGGCATTTCGTCGAGCACCTCAATGGCTTTCTTCACCATATCCGCAGACGCAAATCTCTGAACCAAAACCACAAACAATTCCGGTTCAATCAACTGCGGATTCTCCTTCCTCATTTCTTCAATTAAACCCCAAACAGCTCCAAATTGACGCATTTTACTAAGAATCTTCACCATTGACTTATACACTTCGATACTGTGACAATAACGAGGTTGCTTCGCCGCCCAGACGAAGAATCTGTAACCTAGATTCCCAGCATCTCCACAACGATTCAAAACCCGTTCGATTAACCCGGGTCGGAGTTCAACACCGGATTCGTTAAGCGCGAGTTCCAACTTCGGAACCCTAGAATGAAATTTCCGCAGAATTCTGTATGATTTCTCGACATCACTCGCGAATTCATCATACTTGGAGTTTTTCGTGCGATCGTTGTGGCTCTTCTCGAGACAAACTAAGCCAATCCCGTTACTTCTCCGGAAATTATCTTCGAGAGCTCTAGAAACGTGAAAACTTCGGTGAATCAAGTCAAAGCGAGACTTAAATTGAGaataatgtaagaaaatttggCGTTTGCTAAGAAGAAACTCGACTATGGGAGAGAATCTATGCATCTCTCTCGTAAACGGTAGCATTTATGAATTGTTGTCATCGGCTTCTCGCATTTTCTTGTCCGCCACAATTAACGACAGTTACAACGCAGTCGTTTAGATTAACGAATAATTCGGACCTAGGCCAGATGTTTAATGGGCTTTATCAAGCGTTTGTTTGGGCCTGTTAATGTAATTTGCGCAATAAGCAAACAAATTCTGGACAAATAACGTGAGAAGTTAGGGATCGATCCATAATAATGTGGGGTCATTAATCGTACTTActataaatttttaagttctCGAAGCAGGGTTTGACACTTTGACTAACTTTCGGCGCGACCGTTCTTCAAATTTCTATATTGCCCTTACATAAATGATGTCATTATAAATTACACTTTCATAACTACAAAAACTATACAACAATAACTTAGTACCTCATGCTTAAACCttgtgatttttgttaatatgtaTCCAAAGATAACCAAAgaaacatgtatatatgatCAAAGCATTAATTAACCCTAAATTCGCTTAATGAACCCTCCCTATTGCTGTATGCTTTTGatcaaaatggaaaaaaaaaactaattatgtgATAAAAGAAACCGTTAATTAtacttaagaagaaaaaaaacgaaatgtTTGTGTTTAGTAAACAGGCATGGAGTGACTtatctttccttcttcttcctccatcttTTTCTCTGTAATCTTCAACCATATACAAACTCCAGTGAAGCTAATCACTAAGCTCGCGATTCCACTTCCAAGTCCAATCCCAACAATCGCCATTATCGACAATcctttgttcttcatctcctcCAACGGATACCCAAACAATTTCTTGTTCCCTATAAACGAGCTCGCATTAAATCTCGGCAAGTTTCCGTTACGCATCGCCAGATTCGAGGGAATCTGACCGgataatttgttattagaGACATCAAACGCCGTTAATCTAGCGAGAAGCCCGAACTGAAACGGAATTTGACCGGAGAGTTGGTTATCGTGAAGATCGATGACGTTTAAGTAAGCGCAGAGAGCGATTTGTGGTGAGATTTGACCGGAGAGACGATTAGAAGAGAGATTAAGAACGGCTAGGTTAACGAAAAACTGTAATTGCGGCGGGATCTCGCCGGAGATCTGGTTGGAAGATAGATCTAGGGATTGGAGATTTGTGCAATTAGAGAGAAACGGAGAGATTGAGCCacggagagagagatttgttaAGGAGAGTTTGTAAATTCTGCCATTGTTGCAAATGACTCCATGAAGATAAGAAGAGAAGCCGGAGCAAGGATTTATGAAGAAGGATTTTGTCCAGTTACGGAGATTATTAGCTGGATCTTCTAAACTCTGACGGAGATTCGTCAAGCATGCTTCGTCGTTTGGGTCACCGGTGACCAAACGCTGTGCCGTTTCGAAACTCAAaaggaagatgaggaagagtAACCGGTAGCTAAACGTAAACCGGTGATTTACCGGCATCGGAGAAATTGTTCAAAAGGTTTGAAGAAGAACGAAGCTTTCACGTGAgtgttaacaaaaacaaaaagtgaattttttttgcttgtgaGAGtgatcgtcttcttctttcggCCGGGTTTTAATGCGCACGTTAGTAGCGTCTTGGGCTGCGCGCATTATAGAGCTTTCATAGATAAGTATTTGTCCATTTGGgattaaaattgattttgttaataaattttgattatacgATACAATAGTCACTTTCAAGATTTGCGTTTTTATCGTTTTCAGCctttaaaatagtttatatgGAATAGACCAAGATTTTTATGCTTAGTCATGTCACACCGCATTcgtaattttattataattttttgactAAGGGTATTGAATTCCGTATTATTATAATCGTATGATTCgttcattctctcttttcttgtttttccaACATAAATACTATTAGAAGGAAGATTCATATCACAAATGTCTAAGATGAACATAGAGATATGTTTGATATAataaactttatattataaaaatgtgATGATATCCACCAGTTATGTTAGTGCAGAgttcaaataaatacaaacacaTTTTCTATGCACTAgtgaaaaagacaaattttaTCCTAATAACAAACCAAACACTTGTCTTGCATTACATTAGAAAAGACTTGTGTGGTTTCAATGAATTGTCGACATCTTACAAAAATCTACATGAGCGGTGAGAGAGACTGGACTTGGACATATGTTGCTCTAACTTCTTAGTGTTGATACTTTTTCCAAAGCTTAAAGAAATATAGACATTATTTCATAGCTACAAATATACAGTGATTTTTAAGTATGAGGACAAACCAGAGAGACTTTGATCCCATATGTTTCAAGCAACAGTGGCTTTGCAGCAGACATTAATGACATCATCCAGAGATGGATGATCTCCCGTGCCTTCGTCTTTTCGACCGTACAATAATTTCTTGCCTCTGAACACAAACGTACCTCCCTGAGAAGAAGACAGAACAAatgatcaaaccaaaaataaaagcagaTATCTTGTCTTGTGGAGAACTTAACAAGAAAGAACCTGTTGCAACACACTGCTTCTGTCTTCAGGAGTGGCTTCTATGGtgtaattttttgttgcttctcGAATCTCGCTAAATCTTGAGAAGACCTTGGTCTGCAATAATCGAGGTTTTCTCATGTTTCGAGGTGAAAATAGTGTATACAATGAGACGGTAACAATGTTTGAGGTGAGTAGGTTCATACGCTAGCTGGGTTGAAGAAAGTGCGGCCCAAACCGAAGTATAAACCAAGAACATCATATGCCTGCATTTAAGAAGAGCCCTCTCAAAACTTCAATCACCATTTCAACATAAAAGATATCTTAAAAACAAggtatatgtttgtttgtgttacCTTGCGTTCAGGATCCGCATAAAGACATTCCATGGGAAAAGGTAACtaaaacaaggaaacaatctAGACTCAGTATCTTGGTTAAACAATAAAGCTCCCATAATACAAGGACTTCTCTGGGAAGTTGGAACTTGCTATTTTGATTTATGCTGCGCCTGTTGGTATTTCTGATTCTATCCAAAAGTACACTATATAAAGCCATGAAAATGCGCTTGAATGGAGGATGAAATCAAGCTAAATCTTCCCTATATCTCTCACCCTCTTCTCATGTTCGAGTTGCAGATTTTGCAAAGACCAAGCAATTAACAAATCTTACTAAATTGTATCACTAAAGAGCTTGAGAATAATCTCACAAAACTCAACCCAATCTTGGTCTGATTTTTTAATTCACAATGACACCAAACATGCTCAAAACGCCCATTAGTGATACAACTAACTAACGGTTGGTCTTCGTAAACATGCAATGTTAAGGTGAGAAGAGGGAGCTAGACACTCAGAGATATGGAGAAGACTCGGTCTGATCTCATCCTCGACTCATGGCTAGAAACCAGAGTACTACTAAATGCACTTATCATCAGAGAGGAAAACCACTAGAGCATAGCATAACAATCAAAAGCAAGTTCTTCTCTTAAAAAGTTCAACCCAATGAACAAGCAAACATAACGTACATCCAAAGAAAACATATCCATGAGCTCAGTAAGTTGGTATATATATcgaagaaaatggagaaatctTATACCCGAGTTGCAAGTATACGAGCCTTGTCAGGAGTTCCAACTCCAACAGCTATCAATTTAACACCAGCCGCATCAAATCTCGGTTTAGCCTCTTTCAAAGCAGTAGCAAGTTCCCAactttcatataaaaaaaataattcattatCAAAAACGTTTTACAACAATCCTTGATTTTGCAACAATTCCAAGTGTTTATGAATGAATCAATTTACCAGCAAACGCATCCGAAATGCCTCAAGAGTACAACGGCAGCAATTCCCtgtgtccaaaaaaaaacactattcaaacaataatatcccaaaataatgaaaagaaTTCGTTCTTCATAAGCATCCTAACATACATCTTTCTGATCCCAGAGATCACTGAATTGCACGCGTTGGCCTGAAGCAGTAAAGATAGAGACATCGCCGAGTATCTCACCGATATCTTCTCTGTAATCAGTGAAGGACTCAGTGGCAGCTCTCGCGGAAACCACACGAGGCCTACTAATCGGTGAAACGGAGGAACTGTAACTGGATTTTAATTTGGTGACAGGAACAGAAGCAATCGACGATGAGAAATTCGATGGTAACTGAGACAACATGGGTTTCGAGCACAGAGGAGAAATTGTGGAACAAATAAGCGGCAATGAGCTCGAAGATCGTAGAGAGAGAATCGCCATTGGTGATtcagaaaccaaaatcataaaCTCAATTTGGCTTATGGAGAAGACGAGAAGAATAAGAACAAGAGCATCTAGAAATTAAACACGTGGCGAATAATGGACCGAGAATGTATCCGGCGTCGTTTTTAGTTTAAAGcccatatttattttgaaagcCCAATTCAAATCCAAGtccattaaaacaaaattacgaAAATTGCTTTCGATTTTCTCATCCAAATTGGTTCGTCTTCCCCATAAACTCTCACTCTCTAGGGTTTTAACCGTCGGCGTATCCGCCATGAGAACACTGCGGAGAAATGTTACGGAGAATCGTCTTACCATCTCCCGGCGTAGAACGGAGAAGAAGACCTCACCgaataaaacagaaaagtcaGTCCAGATCCCAGTTGATATCATCATCGAGATACTCCTGAGATTACCGGCAAAATCTATAGCGACATGTCGTTGCGTGTCGAAACTCTGGATCTCCGTAATTTGCCGTCAAGATTTCACAGAGCTGTTCTTGACCCGATCTTTGCATCGACCGCAACTCTTATTCTGCTGCAAAAAAGATGGtaacttgttcttcttctcgtctCCTCAGCTTCAAAATCCATATGAGAACTCGTCCGCCATTTCTCTAAAGAATTTCTCCTTATGCTATAAAATTTCGCGTCCTGTCAATGGCTTGATCTGTTTTAAACGCAAGGAAATGAACGAAACAGTGACAGTGATATGTAATCCCAGCACTGGACATACCTTAAGCTTACCTAAACCAATGAAGACGAGTATTGGGCCGTCAAGATTTTTCGTGTATGAACCGATTCAGAAACAGTTCAAGGTATTGTTGTCATATAAAAGTGATGAGCATCAAGTTCTGACACTAGGAACTGGAGAACTGTCATGGAGAATCATCGAATGTTCCATGCCTCACATTCTTGGAATGTCTGAGATATGCATCAATGGTGTGTTGTATTATCCAGCGATCAATTTGTCTTCAGGGGATTACATTATCGTTTGCTTCGATGTTAGGTCAGAGAAGTTTAGATTTATTACAGTCATGGAAGAGTTCATTAAAGCAGCGCATGATGGAACTCTTATAAACTACAATGGTAAATTAGCTTCACTTGTTTCTGAAAGATATTGCTTTGTTGATGGACGTAGTAAGAGTATTGAGTTGTGGGTTCTACAAGATGCTGAAAAGAAGGAATGGTCGAAGCATACGTACGTATTACCCGCTTGGTGGCAGCATAGGATTGGAACCCTGAATTTACGCTTTGTTGGAGTGACTCGTACAAATGAGATTATGTTGTCGCCGTGCTATCAAACAGTGCCTTTCGACGTCTACTACTTCAATATTGAGAGAAAGACGATGATGAGCGTTGCAATACAAGGAATGGAAGCGTTTCAGGGTCACTTAGTCTTCACATATTTAGACCATGTAGAAAACGTGAAGCTTCTGCATAACATGTTTTAATTagtacttttgtttcttaagatATTTGTAACAGAATTAGTCTGGCTCTTGGTTCCTATCACATGACTATGGGATCTTATGTTATACACTTATTactgttcttttcttcttattggaTGACTATGACTATTTTCAAATGGATAAAAAATCTACTTTTTATGAGTaagaaaaattacaatatCGCAAAATTGCTGGTATCATAAAACTTCTTCAGTCACTAAACTGACAAACAGGGAGATAATAAGTATCAAGCTGCCAATACTTTTGCTTGACACCTTCCCAAACTTCATCCCCAAGACAATCCTTAACCGGCAATGGAATCAACTGAGtgctaaaccctaaattctcAATCTCCAAAGTCACCAAATTGCAATACACAACATGAAAAAACGCGTTGCTTCCACAAAACCCATTGAAATACGAATAAACACCATCAGGCTTCAACAGCCTCGGAAGATGCTGATGAAACTCTCTTAAATCTTCATAATACTCACCATAAGTATCAAAAAAGATCCCATCAAAAGAATTATCATCAAGCTTATCAAGAACATCTTGCCATCTTCCAAAAACAATCTTcacattctctttctctccccaaCCAGATTCAATCATACGCTTATAAACTTCAGGATGAGCTTCAATGATCGTGTGTTTAACCGGATTGTATCGTTGAATCGCTGTATCGACAAGTCCCATACCGAAACCAACGTTAAGAATGTGACCACCGTTGAGACAAATAGCTTTAGCGTGAGCTTCCATTAATGGTTTTTCCCAAGCCATCATCACACCTTTGCTTTCACTATCCATTAACTTGTCTTCACTGAAACTAACTCTGTCTTGAAGATATTCTTGATTAGAATATTcgttctttgtttggtttcttgcgATTGTTCCTAAGATTAGCTCTGATTGGATCCCGGTtttgagaagaagatcgaAAGTTTCTTGATGTCCTGCTTCCATGGCGAAATCTCCTGCTGAGAGATTTGATGGAGATAATGCGTTCCATGGAGCTCCGGATTCGAGTAACGCCGTTACTATCTCTGCGTTTCCGATTTTAGCGGCGTGCATTAACGGCGTTAAACCGTCGTTATCAAAGTGAGTAACGTCGGCGCCGGAGTAAATTAAAGTTTGAACCTTTTTCAAGTCGCCGGATTTAGCAGCTAAACATAACTGATCTGCTTCTTCCATGGCTGGacaaaataaagcaaaactcgcattacaaattgaaaagcAATAAAAGAAACGCATAAATTGGGATCTATGATAATCAAAGCataaatgaaagattttttggtttaggcTCAGACACGCATAAAAACAAGCATCACGAAAGATTACAAGAGTGATTTGGTCTCTCGAGTAAGTTTCAGCATCGAGAAATGTTTTTTGTCATCACCGCctcttaaaaattaaaactttcaaatca includes:
- a CDS encoding ankyrin repeat family protein (ankyrin repeat family protein; FUNCTIONS IN: methyltransferase activity; INVOLVED IN: metabolic process; LOCATED IN: endomembrane system; EXPRESSED IN: 21 plant structures; EXPRESSED DURING: 13 growth stages; CONTAINS InterPro DOMAIN/s: Ankyrin repeat-containing domain (InterPro:IPR020683), Arginine N-methyltransferase 2 (InterPro:IPR017408), Methyltransferase type 11 (InterPro:IPR013216), Ankyrin repeat (InterPro:IPR002110); Has 35333 Blast hits to 34131 proteins in 2444 species: Archae - 798; Bacteria - 22429; Metazoa - 974; Fungi - 991; Plants - 531; Viruses - 0; Other Eukaryotes - 9610 (source: NCBI BLink).) — translated: MRFFYCFSICNASFALFCPAMEEADQLCLAAKSGDLKKVQTLIYSGADVTHFDNDGLTPLMHAAKIGNAEIVTALLESGAPWNALSPSNLSAGDFAMEAGHQETFDLLLKTGIQSELILGTIARNQTKNEYSNQEYLQDRVSFSEDKLMDSESKGVMMAWEKPLMEAHAKAICLNGGHILNVGFGMGLVDTAIQRYNPVKHTIIEAHPEVYKRMIESGWGEKENVKIVFGRWQDVLDKLDDNSFDGIFFDTYGEYYEDLREFHQHLPRLLKPDGVYSYFNGFCGSNAFFHVVYCNLVTLEIENLGFSTQLIPLPVKDCLGDEVWEGVKQKYWQLDTYYLPVCQFSD
- a CDS encoding ankyrin repeat family protein (ankyrin repeat family protein; FUNCTIONS IN: methyltransferase activity; INVOLVED IN: metabolic process; EXPRESSED IN: 21 plant structures; EXPRESSED DURING: 13 growth stages; CONTAINS InterPro DOMAIN/s: Ankyrin repeat-containing domain (InterPro:IPR020683), Arginine N-methyltransferase 2 (InterPro:IPR017408), Methyltransferase type 11 (InterPro:IPR013216), Ankyrin repeat (InterPro:IPR002110); Has 14669 Blast hits to 7820 proteins in 738 species: Archae - 65; Bacteria - 1760; Metazoa - 7798; Fungi - 1170; Plants - 439; Viruses - 38; Other Eukaryotes - 3399 (source: NCBI BLink).) is translated as MEEADQLCLAAKSGDLKKVQTLIYSGADVTHFDNDGLTPLMHAAKIGNAEIVTALLESGAPWNALSPSNLSAGDFAMEAGHQETFDLLLKTGIQSELILGTIARNQTKNEYSNQEYLQDRVSFSEDKLMDSESKGVMMAWEKPLMEAHAKAICLNGGHILNVGFGMGLVDTAIQRYNPVKHTIIEAHPEVYKRMIESGWGEKENVKIVFGRWQDVLDKLDDNSFDGIFFDTYGEYYEDLREFHQHLPRLLKPDGVYSYFNGFCGSNAFFHVVYCNLVTLEIENLGFSTQLIPLPVKDCLGDEVWEGVKQKYWQLDTYYLPVCQFSD